From the Hylaeus volcanicus isolate JK05 chromosome 4, UHH_iyHylVolc1.0_haploid, whole genome shotgun sequence genome, one window contains:
- the LOC128875617 gene encoding CD9 antigen-like: MVLSECYGFVKYALVCVNLIFWAVGLAGVVLAAWLLTDQTFLMSLAQEQHNFYNGLYILLAAGILMLIVAFLGCCGAFRESQCMLVAFFSCLLVVIVAQIAAGAWLHYNSNSLEGLVKSSVINTVKNKYGVDNSQTQAVDAFQSGLGCCGATGPADWAGSKYATKDRSMPVSLTVSDDGNNIYKVPESCCKDKDSTACKLSQNIKVASEINPAIYNEGCIDKLMDVLNSQKNVVIGVTAGVGILELLGLIFSLVLCCAIGSSDRYKA; the protein is encoded by the exons GCGGTGGGTTTAGCAGGAGTGGTCCTGGCTGCGTGGCTGCTAACGGATCAGACGTTCCTGATGTCCCTCGCCCAGGAACAGCACAACTTCTACAATGGCCTCTACATCCTGCTGGCCGCTGGGATCCTCATGTTGATAGTCGCCTTTCTGGGTTGTTGCGGCGCCTTCCGTGAATCTCAATGCATGCTGGTTGCTTTCTTCAGTTGCCTCCTCGTGGTTATCGTCGCGCAGATCGCGGCTGGGGCATGGCTCCACTACAACAGCAATAGCCTCGAGGGCCTGGTCAAGTCTTCCGTGATAAATACCGTTAAG AACAAATACGGCGTGGATAATTCCCAAACACAGGCTGTAGACGCTTTTCAATCTGGCCTTGGATGCTGCGGAGCTACTGGCCCAGCAGATTGGGCAGGAAGCAAATACGCCACCAAGGATCGCTCGATGCCTGTCAGCTTGACCGTTTCCGATGACGGAAACAACATATACAAAGTACCCGAATCATGCTGCAAGGATAAAGACAGTACCGCTTGCAAATTATCTCAGAATATCAAAGTTGCCAGCGAAATTAATCCAGCAATTTACAACGAG GGTTGCATAGACAAGCTGATGGATGTACTGAACAGCCAGAAGAACGTCGTTATCGGCGTTACAGCTGGAGTCGGCATCTTGGAACTTCTTGGATTGATATTCTCCCTGGTGTTGTGCTGCGCGATCGGCTCTTCCGACAGATACAAGGCTTAA